A genomic stretch from Deltaproteobacteria bacterium IMCC39524 includes:
- a CDS encoding MopE-related protein: MKRKGIVVLLIGLIVAPLMLSGLAEARQAMYNKLMGSGMYPALYGTKFDVQRCLWCHVEDSAGPRNAYGLDIEAYFIANNTWDETAAAIAIEPFDSDGDGYTNIEELNAATWPGFADDSPGSTMCTDNDGDGYAIEGGICGQVDCNDNDPSIPVFESSAYGVCNDGKDNDCDGTVDCLDSSCASDPACLTCTDNDTDGYSVEGGGCGAADCNDNDLAVSPGAVENCSDTIDNDCDGLVDCSDADCNGDIDCAPTCIPEASQEKGKKCKDSIDNDCDGVIDSDDPDCGGDTGDTGGTEGKGGTCSDTIDNDGDGQTDCADSDCSRNKACK, encoded by the coding sequence ATGAAGAGGAAAGGTATTGTTGTTCTTTTAATTGGCTTGATTGTCGCACCACTTATGCTCTCAGGTTTGGCAGAAGCCCGTCAGGCAATGTACAATAAACTTATGGGTAGTGGTATGTATCCTGCGCTTTATGGCACCAAATTTGATGTTCAAAGATGTCTTTGGTGCCATGTTGAAGACAGTGCAGGCCCCAGGAATGCTTATGGCCTTGATATCGAAGCATATTTTATAGCCAATAACACATGGGATGAGACCGCAGCCGCTATCGCAATTGAACCATTCGACTCTGACGGTGACGGGTATACAAATATTGAGGAACTGAACGCAGCAACATGGCCAGGATTCGCCGACGATAGCCCTGGCAGCACAATGTGTACGGATAATGATGGTGATGGCTATGCAATAGAGGGTGGTATTTGTGGTCAAGTTGACTGTAATGACAATGATCCAAGCATCCCCGTTTTTGAGAGCTCAGCCTATGGTGTTTGTAACGACGGGAAAGATAATGACTGTGACGGAACAGTCGATTGTCTTGACAGTAGTTGCGCTAGTGATCCTGCATGCCTCACCTGTACGGACAATGACACTGATGGTTATTCAGTAGAAGGCGGCGGTTGCGGTGCAGCTGATTGCAACGATAATGACCTAGCTGTAAGCCCAGGCGCGGTTGAGAACTGCTCTGATACGATTGATAATGACTGTGATGGTTTAGTTGATTGTTCTGACGCAGACTGCAACGGTGATATTGATTGTGCACCAACCTGTATTCCCGAAGCATCTCAAGAAAAAGGCAAAAAATGTAAAGACAGTATCGACAACGATTGCGATGGCGTAATCGACTCTGATGACCCGGATTGCGGAGGAGATACAGGTGACACAGGTGGCACAGAAGGCAAAGGTGGCACTTGTAGTGATACAATTGACAATGATGGTGATGGTCAAACCGATTGCGCTGACTCTGACTGCAGTAGAAATAAAGCTTGCAAGTAA